The following DNA comes from Pseudomonas marginalis.
CGGCGATCTGCTTGCGCTGATCGGCGGTAACGCTGTCATACGTGGCGTAGCCTTTGTCGAGCTTGAAGCCCTGGAGCTCGGCATCGAAGGCGGCGAGGGCGCTGTCGACTGTCGGCAGCAGGTCGGCGGCGGACTTGGTCAGCAGCGGACGCATCAGTTCGACCACCTTGTGCGCGGCCTCCAGGTTGGCGGCGAAACCATTCAGGTCGACATGGCTGTAGCGCTCTTCTTCACCGCTGATGGCGCGTACATCCGCCAGGCTGTTGAGGTTGCGCACCACGATGCTCACCAGTTGTTCCGGCGGCAGCGACTGCGCCAGCAACTGCTGTTTGAGGCGGGTGACATCGGTGACCAGGCGCTGCGCAATCGGCCCCAGGCCATCAAGGCTGCGTTGCTGGAACAGGCTGTATTCGAGGCGATGGAAGCCGCTGAAGGCCGGGTCTTGCTCACGTTTTTCAAAGTAATCGGCCCGGGCGTTGATGGCGTTGTCCAGCTCGGCCAGGCGCTGCGAGGCCGGGGCCAGACGTTGGTAAGCCTCACGGGCCGGCACGTACAGCGCTTGCGCCTGGGCCAGGTCACCGGCATCGATCGCCTGTTGCAGGGCGGTCACGGCCTTGACCAGGGCACTGCCCTGGCTGCTCAGGTACACGCGAAACTCCGACAGCGGGCCGATAAACGCCACCATCGACGGCTTGGCCTTGGCCTGGGCGTCGGATTCTGCGGTTGGCGTCACATGCAGGGTGCCGCGCGGGTTGCTCAGCAGGCCGCACGTGATCGCATAGTCGCCTGGCAGCAGGTTGGCGTTGATCACCTGGCTCAGGCCGGGGGCGATGTTTTCGCGTTCTTCGACCACCAGCACGCCGTCGAGGATTTCCCACTCCACCGCCCGGTCAGAGCGGTTGATGATGCGAAAGCTCGCACGGCCGGCCGGCACCGTCAGTGCATTGGGCTCGCAGGCATGGCCATGGATGGTCACGGCGATTTCATCGTGGTTGGTCTGGCGCTTGCTGGCCGCCAGCTGCGAGGCGTAATAGAACAGGCCACCGGCGGCGATCATCACGACCACCGAGCCGGCTACCGCCCAGCGCAGGGCGCGGGGGGGCGAAGCGGGTTGAGGCGTTGGGTTGGACAAGAGACGGTCCTTACTGGCTGGAAACGGAAGAAGGGCTGGCGGCAGGCTTGGGCGGTGCCGCGGGCAGGAAAAACATCACCAGCGCCACCACCAGATACATCAGATAGGCGCCCAGGGTGCTGACGGTCGGCGCTTCCTGGTAGCCGAACATGCCGGCCAGTACCGAACCGAGCGGGCTGTCCATCGGCAGCTCGGCGCTGAAATCGAACAGCACGGTCTGCCAGTGGTTCCACACGCCCGCTTCATGCAGGGCTTGCACCGAATTGGCGAGGATGCCGGCGGCGACCACGAGGATGAACAGGCCGGTCCAGCGGAAAAACGCACCGAGGTTCAGGCGCATGCTGCCGGTGTAGATCAGGAAGCCGACGATGATCGCCAGGACCAGGCCGAGCAGGGCGCCAATCGGTGCGCCTGGGCCTTCGCTCTGTTGGAACACAGCCAGCAGGAAGAACACGGTTTCCAGGCCTTCACGAGCGACGGCAAAGAACACCATGAGGATCAGCGCCGTGACCTGGTGTTTGGAACCGGTCAACGCCTGGTCAAGGGAGGCGTGCAGCGAATGCTTGATGGAGCGCGCGACCTTGCGCATCCAGAACACCATGGAGCTGAGGATGCCCACGGCGACCAGGCCGACGATGCCCTCGAACAATTCCTGCTGCTTCTGCGGAAACTCGGCACTGACCAGTTCCAGGCCACCGCCCACCAGCAAGGCCAGGGCCGCGGCGAGGAACACGCCGATCCATACGGCGGGCATCCACTGGCCGCGGCCGGTTTGTTGCAGGTAACTGGCGATGATGCCGACGATCAGCGCAGCTTCAATGCCTTCGCGCAGCATGATTAAAAAGGGAACGAGCATCGGGCACCGCAGCTTAAGTAGGTAGGAAGCTAAGTTGTAACATAATGATACTCATTGCTAAACAGGAAAACTTGACGTTTGCTGAACAATGGCTGAACGGTGGTGGCGAATCGCAACCCACCTTATGATGCACGGCATCTCGAATGCCGCCGGATTGCCCAACCTCCCATGTCGGAAAAAGACACCATCTCCATCCATCTCGTGCGCGAAGCTTTGTTGCAGAGCTGCGCACCGGGGCCGGCCACCGTCGAAGCCTTGAGCAAGGTCGGGATCGATCCGGCATTGCTGGAACAGCCCGTGGCCCGCGTTCCGGCCACCGCCTACGCCCGTTTGTGGCGTCTGCTGGCCAGGCGCATGGACGATGAGTTCTTCGGCATGGACCCGCGCAAGCTCAAGTCCGGTAGCCTCGAGTTCCTTTGTCGCGCCGCCATTGCACAGCCCAGCCTGGCAGCGGGCCTGCAAACCGGCCTGGGGTTCCTCTCGCTGATGCTGGAACACTTGCCAGCCCAGCTGGTGCGCCAACAGAGCCTGGCGGAAATTGTGTTGCAAGAACCCGAGCCAGCGCCCAAGCGCGCATTCACCTATTTCACCTACTGGATGATCGTGCACGGCGTCGCCTGCTGGCTGGCAGGCCGGCGCATCCCGATCCTGGCCATCGAACTGCGCTGCCCGCAGCCGGACTTTTGCGATGACTACCAGGTGATGTTTTCCGACAACCTGCGTTTTGATCGGCCACGCACGCGGATGATCTTCTCCGCCGACTGCCTCGACCTGCCGATCAAGCGCAGCCCGGAAGAACTCAAGCGCTTCCTCGGCCATGCGCCGGCCAACATCCTGGTCAAATACCGCAACCCCGACAGCCTGGCTACACGCATCAAGCACGACCTGCGGCAAATGCCTCCCGACACCTGGCCTGAGACCGAGGGCCTTGCGGCCACGCTGTGTATCTCCGCTTCCACGCTGCGCCGCCGCCTGGCGGAAGAAGGGCAGAGCTACCAGGGGCTCAAGGACAGCGTGCGCAAGGAGTTGGCGATTGTGTGGCTGGCCGAACCGCAGATCAGCTTTGCCGAGATCGCGGCGCGGTTGGGGTTTGCCGATACCAGTTCGTTTTATAAGGCGTTTCGCAAGTGGGTGGGGTCCAATCCTGGGCATTACCGCAGTTTGATCCTGGGGGAACCTCGTTGAGTCGCGCACAGGCTGCTGGCGGCCAGGACTTTTCCGATCCCATCCATTCGGGGCAGGGTAGACACTCTTCAATCGTGAAAGCGAGTTCTCCTGATGTCCAAGGTCGTTGCTACGCCTGAACCCGTTGCAGTGGGTTTTCCATCCACGGCCACCGGGATTCAGCCAGATCGTTCCCCAGAGGTCATCCGTCCGGAGCCTTTGCTGCGCCCTTCGACGCTGGTTCATCACATCCCCGGCCAATTGCAGGGCATCAGCGATTTTTCGCAAGCCCTGCTCGACACGGCGATACTGGAAGCCAGAAATAAGGAACGCTGGATCGCTGCCTTGGAGCGCCACGTGCAGGGCAAGGCGGATCAGGACACTATCGACCTCGCCGAGATCCGCTTTTCAAGCGTCACGAGATCCACGCTGGCGACCGATGTACAGCGTGGGCGCAAGGCCCTGGCCGCTTTGGCAAATCGTCCAGGCATGCAGGCGGCCTGGGAAAAATATGGAATCGACAGCCAGACCGCCCATCTACGCATCTTCGATGGACGCTTGGAGGTATTGGACAGTGCAGGGCGCTGGATCGATTTGAGCGAGCCTGTATCCGCCCGGCCAGGCTTGAAGAAACGCTTCGACACGCTGTTGGACATGGCGCAAACCACCGGACATATCCTCCATTCCACGGGCGAAGTCGATGCATTGCAGATGCTGCGCGTGACGCTACCCAACGCCGACGGGCAGGATGTCCCGCGTTCGGCCAAGGTCATTCGCAACCTGATTGGCTGGCAGCGCCATCCGCTTCCCTCCAGCCCGCCGATGGGCAACTATACCGGGCCCTGGCTGGCGCTGGACTCGCCGCTGAAACTGAGCCAGCAAGACCGCCAAACGCTGGTTGGGTCCTTTGAACGCTTCGTCGGCCCGCAGTGGCTGGATAAACAGCAGCCTCTTTCCGGTGATGTCGATGCGCACATCCTTGGGCGGTTACGCAGCCAGAAGAATCTCAATGTGTACCGCCAGCACCGTTTGCTGGAAGGGCTGAACGCTCCCCACGATGGTTTGCGCAAACAGCAGCTCAATCAGTTGCAGGTCACCGCCCATCTGTTGCGTATTGATCCGCACCTGGGGCAGCAGAGAAATCACGTGGCGGGGTATGACCTGTACTCGCTGCAAAATGCCGGGCTCAAGATGGCCGATGCCCGCAAAGACCTGCACATGCACCTGGTGCAGAACAAAGGCGTGAGTCCGGACGCCGTGGAGGTTGTCAGCCATCTATTCCTGGCGACTGTCGCGCCGGAGTTTCTGGTGCGGGATATCCCCGACACCGTGCATATCGGTTCTCCCGCCTGGCTGGTGTTGAGGAAAACCGTTGCCCTGCTTGAAGCCCTCGCGCCAGGATCGAGTCGGACCCTGACCTATGCTCAAGTGCTGGAGCGCGCGGCTCTCCAGCCTCCAACACCCACACTGGTGCCGTTGTTCCAGGCGGCCGAGGCAGATCCGTTGCTGGATTGGGGCGTGCTCAATGGCGTGATCGCGGGCCGTGCCGATGACCGTTACACCGTGGAAGATCTGCGCAAGAGCGCGGGCAAATACAAGGACTATATCCAGACCACGCAAAAGGCCACTGCGGTCCTGCAGACCCCTCCCGTGACGCGCAGAGCCTTGGCCCAGGCGGACCTCAAGGCGGTGTTCCCAGGGCGAGACTTGGATAAGCCCGTGCAGAGAGATACCTATCCGATGCCTTTTTTCATGGCTGATCCCTCCCATGAATTGAGCTTGATCGACCTGCATATGATGGGGGCGTTGAAGAACGGTGAGTATGCGCAAAAAGTGGCCAACGGTCCCTTTGGCGGGACTACGGCAGAAACGGGCGGAGAGCTCGCCGACCTGCAGGCGGGTTTTAATCGGCTTCGGTTTACCAAAGACATGCTCGACCGTTCGGTAAAGTCGGGGGGCGACACGTTCACCTCAGCCATCACCACACGTCTCAAGGAACTGTTCAGCAAAATGCCCTATCAGGACCGACAGCTGCTTGAGCGAGAAGAACTGACGTTTTACCGGGTCGAGGGCGAGTCCATCACCGCCGAAGGAAAGGCCATCAGCGATGCGGCGGAACAAACGGAGCGGGTAAAGGGGCGCTATGGTTTTATCGTCCAGGCGGGACAGGGTGACAATGCGAAATGTTTTGAGTTTTGGCCCTTGAGGGGCGAGTACTTCGAGCGTCCCGATTTCCTCAAGGCACTGGCCCGAGGCGAAGCGCAGGTGCCCCGTGTGTGGGTGACGAAACTGCAATCCCACGCGGACGGCCATGGGGCCGGGGAGTCCGAGGTACAGATACGCGCCTTGCGCGAAACCCTGCCGGCCGGCAGCGGGCGCGGATCATTGGCAGACGGCGGATACTTTTCGCAGAAAACCAGGGATTTTGCCGCCTATGTACGGCGCCATGACCTGGTGCTCAATCGCCAGGAACTCCTGGACTCCGCCATGGGCACGACGCCGCGTGAGCGTTTCGAGGCGCGCACGCAGGAAGCGGTCAAGACCATTGAAGACCTGCTTATTCCGTTCAAGGGATGCTACGACGACATCGCCTCCGGGCGCGTGAAGACCGAGCTGGGCGCGCTCACCGGCTGTGCGCTCGACGCTGTGATGATCGGCTCCGTGGTCGCTGGCGAGGTTGTGGAAGGGGCGCAGGCTGTCAGTCGGGCGGAGACTGCCTTGTCCAAGATGTCGGCGGCCACCAGAGCGTTTGGTGCGCTGAGCAATAACCTGTTCAACCCTGTTGCGGGTTTGGAGCAGCCGTTAAAGGCAGGCTACGAATGGTTGAGCAGCCGCCCTGTTTTTCGTCTTGGCAGGCCGCTGGGGGAGCTCCGTGCGACCTGGAAGACCGCGATGAAGGAGCAACTGGGCGCGCCGCCTTTTGCCACCGAGCGTCCCCGGAAAATGCGCAGGCCTTCCGTTGACGGTGAGCAACCACGTCCTCACGACCCGGCTCAACTGCCCACTCTGGAGACCGCCGGGACGCCCGCCGCGACACCCCTCCTTGAGCAAAGCCGTCAAGCCATTGAACGAGCACTGCCCATCGCCCGGGAGCGACTCAATGGTGCCTTGAGTGCGTTGTCCGATCCTGAGTTCGAGAAAGACCTCAAATTCGTGTGCAAAACCTTCTTCGGCGCGGATTCCGAGGACGTCGTGGCTGCCTTTACGCGCAAGCAGCGCACCATGAAAGTTGATTTGGACAAGCTGGATCTTTCCAACATCAACTTACTCGAAAACGAAGGCACGGAGTGGCAGGCCCAGCTCCTGCCGTCGTCCTATAGCCGTTACAAAGCAGGCTATCGCCAGGAAAAATACATAGAGGTTAATGTGAACGGCGCCACGGACTATTACCGCAGCATGGGGAGTAGCGACGATGCCATGGCCAACACACTGATCCATGAGCAGGCCCATGGTTTCCCCGGTGATGAGGATTATGTCTATTCCGGCGCGATCAAAGGCGGACGCGAGGACATTGCAGACTTGCTCAACCTGGGCAACACCACGGACCCCAAGCACTTTCGCCACTTGGGGGACGAGGTGCAGGAGGCGACCTTGAGCTTGTTCGCCAAGGCGCCCCAGGCGCATAACGCCGATTCGACCCTGTTCGGCATTGCGTTGCTGGACCAGGCTAAAAACAACCGGGCGTTGTACGAGGAAAATGTGGAGGCGATTCAACAGGCACTGGACAAGGCCAAGGCCACAGGTGGTGTAATTACCGAACAATTGCCCGTCAGGATTATTCGCAAGCGTGCAGTCAGCAGCGCTCCTTTACCGCGCTTTGTGCTGGTGCGCCATGATCAGACCGGCAAAATCGTCCAGGTGCTGGAGCGGCTCCCCCGGCCGGGCGGGCACGGGCCTCACGCTCCACGGTCTGTCAGCGATGTCGTTCAAGAGGTGTTCAAGTGGCACTGAAGCGCATGTTTGAATGCACTGGGGAAAGACGGATTGGCTGAAATTTGCCGTTTAAAACCACGATAGTTCAACGACTCGACGGCCCCGTGGAAAACCTGGGACGATTCAAGCTTCTTGTTTTTTTAAATGGTCTTTTTGCCCACTTGACAGCAATGTTGTACTTACACCCAATAAACCAACAAAACAGGAGACTGCAACGATGATCAACGTCACCGAAAAACCATATGCATCCAACAAACCGCCGAAAACAGTATAGGAGATGCCGATAATAACTGAGTTAACCAAGTTCGCAACAGATAGGCACGATGCTCGGATGTGTGACTCAATATTGTCATGAATATAGGTTTCGTATGAGGTTTCATATATGGCAGGGAGCGACATGATTAGAAGGAAGCTTGCGACCGAAGTGGTTGTACCGATATTCAATGAAAGAATGAAAAGAAGAAAGGTGGCAATAAGGGTGGTAGAGAAAGCAATTATGCCGAGAGAAAAACGAGAACAAAAAAAGCCAGCAGCCATGAACATTAATGCCGACAGGGCTTCAACAGCAGCATAAATGCCAGCGATGATAGGTACCTCTAAACCCTGCATGGAAAAAAAGGGTTGGCCATAGATGAACAAGGGGATCGTTGAAAGCTCGAATAAAGCATATCCAATAAACAAAGGTATAAGAAATGCGCCTTTTTTAGACCGAAAAAAATTAATCAGCGAGGTGAGATGTCCCTCCGTTTTTTCATTAATTTTGTGACTTTTTTTATTCAAATTCAGTGAGAACGCCGGGAGCTTCATTTCGGGAATGAATGTCACAACAACAGCTCCAATGAGCTTTGATGCCGCAAAACAAATATAAACACTGTTCCAAGACCATGTGTCTTGTAATACGCCACCAAGCAGCATAGATAAGCCTAATGAAATCGCACCAATGGCACGGGCGCGTGAGAGTATTTTAGGATACTCTTCGGCGCGATGCTGGGCCAGTAAGTTATCATACAGTAATGCCCTGTCCGAACCGGAGCCCATGGCAATGCTGGCGCCGAACAGACAAAATATTATGGCGAAAGGAATAAAGGAGGAAAATAGCAGAAATCCAATGCCGCTTATAAATAACCCTAAAAAGCCGAGTATGAGAGAACATTTACGACCATATCGATCCGCGAGCAAACCGGATGGGATTTCTAACGCTACGGAAGAGAAGAATAAAAAAGATTGAAGAATGCCTATTTCTCCTTGTGTGATTCCAAGTTGCAGCAGATAAAGTACAAACAGGCTTCTTTGGACATCAAGGTTCATAAAGATTGATAAGGAGTAATATAGGTTGTCGTGCTTGTTTTTGAGTGGGTTCAGGGTGCTCATTTTTATTTAAATATCTGTCTTTTTAAGCTGACGATATTTAAAGTTTAAGGTGCATCCATTTTTTTTAGAAGGCCTCATTTTCTGTGTTGTAGAAGAAATGGCAGCCGCAATAAAAAGCATGTACTCCTGATTGCCAGGCGCAGCGCGGTATTAGGAAGTGACCTACGAAGGACTTCTTGTTTCGCTTACAGAAGTAACTTTCAACATTTTAGGACGCTCCAAACAAAAAAAGCCCCATGACCAAATAGGCCACGGGGCTAAAAATTGGCTGGATGCGACCAACCAAAGGAGCTCTTTACGTTACTTGGCAGTCGCCACGACGGTGTCTGGCTTCCAGCCACCTCCCAGCGCCTTGTAGATCGCCACAATCCCGCGATACAGGTCCACTTCGGCCTGGGCCTGGGAGTCTTCGGCGGCCAGGCGTTCGCGTTGCGCGTCGAGCAGGACGAGGAAGTCCACGGTGCCTTCGCGGTAGCGGATCGCGGCGAGGTCGGCGGCGGCGCGGCTGGATTCGCTTTGGCGGATCAGCGAGACCAGGCGTTGCTGACGCTTGCCGTAATCGCTGAAGGCATTCTCGGACTCTTCCAGCGCCAGCAGCACTTGCTGCTCGTAGGTCGCCAGGGCGCCATCGGCTTCGGCGTCTGCACCCCGCAGGCGGGCGCGGACGCTGCCCAGGTCGAAGGCGGCCCAGGTGATGCTCGGGCCAAGGGCCCAGGCATTTGCGGCGGACGAACCGATCTGCGAACCGCGCCCGGCGGTGAAGCCGAGGAAGCCGCTGAGGCTGACCCGTGGGAACAGGTCGGCCTTGGCTACGCCGATACGCGCGGTGGCGGCGGCCAGTTTGCGTTCGGCGCTGAGGATGTCCGGGCGCCGTTGCAGCAGTTGCCCCGGGTCGCCGATCGGCAACGCCTTGGCAATCGCCGGCAGGTCTTTCGGGCCCAGGTCCACGGTCAGCTTGTCGGGGCGCTGGCCGAGGAGGGTGGCGATGCGGTTACGCTCACGCACCTGTTCGGCCTGCAGTTGCGGCACGCTGGCCTCCACTGCTGCGAGGCGTGCGTCGGCACGCTCCACGTCGAGTTGGTCACCCACGCCGGCATCCCGCAGGCTGACGGTGATGGTGCGCGAGTCCTGCTGGTTCTTCAGGTTGTCGAGGGCAATGCGTTCACGCAGTTGCGCGCCGCGCAGTTGGCCGTAGGCGTCCACCAGTTCGGCAATCAGGGTGACTTGCAGTTGGTACAGGTCGGCCTCGGCGGCTTGCTGGTCGGCGTCGGTGGCTTCCAGGTTGCGCTGGATGCGCCCGAACAGGTCCAGTTCCCAGGCCATGTCCAGGCCCAGGTCGTAACGCTCGGTCTTGACCCGGCGGGTGGTCTGGCCGGGAATCTGGCCCTTGCCCTGGTCGCTGCTGACGCGGCTGGTAATGGTCGGCATGGCGTCGTTGCTGGCGTCATCACGAATCGCCCGCGCGGCCCGCAGACGGGCAAACGCCACGCGC
Coding sequences within:
- the efeO gene encoding iron uptake system protein EfeO, which produces MSNPTPQPASPPRALRWAVAGSVVVMIAAGGLFYYASQLAASKRQTNHDEIAVTIHGHACEPNALTVPAGRASFRIINRSDRAVEWEILDGVLVVEERENIAPGLSQVINANLLPGDYAITCGLLSNPRGTLHVTPTAESDAQAKAKPSMVAFIGPLSEFRVYLSSQGSALVKAVTALQQAIDAGDLAQAQALYVPAREAYQRLAPASQRLAELDNAINARADYFEKREQDPAFSGFHRLEYSLFQQRSLDGLGPIAQRLVTDVTRLKQQLLAQSLPPEQLVSIVVRNLNSLADVRAISGEEERYSHVDLNGFAANLEAAHKVVELMRPLLTKSAADLLPTVDSALAAFDAELQGFKLDKGYATYDSVTADQRKQIADKAKALAAALDGIDPALGLSGLQ
- the efeU gene encoding iron uptake transporter permease EfeU: MLVPFLIMLREGIEAALIVGIIASYLQQTGRGQWMPAVWIGVFLAAALALLVGGGLELVSAEFPQKQQELFEGIVGLVAVGILSSMVFWMRKVARSIKHSLHASLDQALTGSKHQVTALILMVFFAVAREGLETVFFLLAVFQQSEGPGAPIGALLGLVLAIIVGFLIYTGSMRLNLGAFFRWTGLFILVVAAGILANSVQALHEAGVWNHWQTVLFDFSAELPMDSPLGSVLAGMFGYQEAPTVSTLGAYLMYLVVALVMFFLPAAPPKPAASPSSVSSQ
- a CDS encoding AraC family transcriptional regulator, which produces MSEKDTISIHLVREALLQSCAPGPATVEALSKVGIDPALLEQPVARVPATAYARLWRLLARRMDDEFFGMDPRKLKSGSLEFLCRAAIAQPSLAAGLQTGLGFLSLMLEHLPAQLVRQQSLAEIVLQEPEPAPKRAFTYFTYWMIVHGVACWLAGRRIPILAIELRCPQPDFCDDYQVMFSDNLRFDRPRTRMIFSADCLDLPIKRSPEELKRFLGHAPANILVKYRNPDSLATRIKHDLRQMPPDTWPETEGLAATLCISASTLRRRLAEEGQSYQGLKDSVRKELAIVWLAEPQISFAEIAARLGFADTSSFYKAFRKWVGSNPGHYRSLILGEPR
- a CDS encoding MFS transporter yields the protein MSTLNPLKNKHDNLYYSLSIFMNLDVQRSLFVLYLLQLGITQGEIGILQSFLFFSSVALEIPSGLLADRYGRKCSLILGFLGLFISGIGFLLFSSFIPFAIIFCLFGASIAMGSGSDRALLYDNLLAQHRAEEYPKILSRARAIGAISLGLSMLLGGVLQDTWSWNSVYICFAASKLIGAVVVTFIPEMKLPAFSLNLNKKSHKINEKTEGHLTSLINFFRSKKGAFLIPLFIGYALFELSTIPLFIYGQPFFSMQGLEVPIIAGIYAAVEALSALMFMAAGFFCSRFSLGIIAFSTTLIATFLLFILSLNIGTTTSVASFLLIMSLPAIYETSYETYIHDNIESHIRASCLSVANLVNSVIIGISYTVFGGLLDAYGFSVTLIIVAVSCFVGLLGVSTTLLSSGQKDHLKKQEA
- a CDS encoding efflux transporter outer membrane subunit, with protein sequence MSVKVFLPSLLVLALSACAVGPDYKTQTPEAVNITAAADAKQYDHAKFEGIWWQQFDDPTLNQLVTQSLQGNRDLRVAFARLRAARAIRDDASNDAMPTITSRVSSDQGKGQIPGQTTRRVKTERYDLGLDMAWELDLFGRIQRNLEATDADQQAAEADLYQLQVTLIAELVDAYGQLRGAQLRERIALDNLKNQQDSRTITVSLRDAGVGDQLDVERADARLAAVEASVPQLQAEQVRERNRIATLLGQRPDKLTVDLGPKDLPAIAKALPIGDPGQLLQRRPDILSAERKLAAATARIGVAKADLFPRVSLSGFLGFTAGRGSQIGSSAANAWALGPSITWAAFDLGSVRARLRGADAEADGALATYEQQVLLALEESENAFSDYGKRQQRLVSLIRQSESSRAAADLAAIRYREGTVDFLVLLDAQRERLAAEDSQAQAEVDLYRGIVAIYKALGGGWKPDTVVATAK